A DNA window from Hevea brasiliensis isolate MT/VB/25A 57/8 chromosome 2, ASM3005281v1, whole genome shotgun sequence contains the following coding sequences:
- the LOC110635917 gene encoding O-methyltransferase 1, chloroplastic isoform X1, whose amino-acid sequence MCFLGVLHSLPTAIFRPPAIYASNTRKYDWLRANINGETDPLLETAMKAASLRFQETHRPEPLFVDPYAGCLIDPTVQMDLKKYPHHYCLATKFIDDKLLHTVNNIDGLKQVVLFTDGMDTRPYRLNWPTSSIIFDISPERIFKKSDERLKGVGAKIPRNCMFLHVPLESSNIQQNLQAKGFNGNEPSIWAIQGLSIMTLASLEEILFIVSSLAMNGCLLLGELPALLAETEIGRKSSTEKWIDKLFMTNCFRVDVISYDEVASSLGKELATGDYKNILFVAEQLRFSDDQMETWRREFQRIEEEGDEEGFEEL is encoded by the exons ATGTGTTTCTTGGGCGTTTTACATTCACTACCAACCGCTATCTTTCGTCCGCCTGCAATATACGCTTCAAATACAAGGAAATATGACTGGTTGAGAGCGAATATCAATGGTGAAACTGACCCATTACTCGAGACAGCCATGAAAGCAGCATCACTTCGTTTCCAGGAGACGCATAGGCCAG AGCCGCTTTTTGTTGATCCATATGCTGGTTGCTTGATTGATCCTACTGTACAGATGGATTTGAAGAAGTACCCTCACCATTATTGCCTTGCAACAAAATTCATTGATGACAAGTTACTGCATACAGTGAACAATATTGATGGACTCAAGCAG GTTGTTTTGTTTACAGATGGGATGGACACTCGACCATATAGGCTAAATTGGCCAACTTCTTCTATAATATTTGATATATCTCCAGAAAGGATATTTAAGAAATCAGATGAAAGGCTTAAAG GTGTTGGAGCTAAGATTCCAAGAAATTGCATGTTCCTTCATGTTCCATTGGAGTCCTCTAATATACAACAGAATCTGCAAGCAAAAGGCTTCAATGGTAATGAGCCAAGTATATGGGCCATTCAG GGACTGTCCATTATGACTTTGGCCAGTTTAGAAGAAATTTTGTTCATTGTTAGTAGTTTGGCTATGAATGGATGTCTATTATTGGGAGAACTGCCTGCATTATTGGCAGAAACCGAAATTGGGAGGAAG TCCAGCACAGAGAAATGGATAGACAAACTTTTCATGACCAATTGTTTTCGGGTGGACGTGATTAGCTATGATGAAGTTGCAAGTAGTTTGGGCAAGGAATTAGCAACAGGAGACTACAAGAATATACTTTTTGTTGCAGAACAGTTGCGATTTTCAGATGATCAG ATGGAAACCTGGAGGAGAGAATTCCAGAGGATAGAGGAAGAAGGGGATGAAGAAGGGTTTGAGGAACTCTAA
- the LOC110635917 gene encoding O-methyltransferase 1, chloroplastic isoform X2, with product MEPLFVDPYAGCLIDPTVQMDLKKYPHHYCLATKFIDDKLLHTVNNIDGLKQVVLFTDGMDTRPYRLNWPTSSIIFDISPERIFKKSDERLKGVGAKIPRNCMFLHVPLESSNIQQNLQAKGFNGNEPSIWAIQGLSIMTLASLEEILFIVSSLAMNGCLLLGELPALLAETEIGRKSSTEKWIDKLFMTNCFRVDVISYDEVASSLGKELATGDYKNILFVAEQLRFSDDQMETWRREFQRIEEEGDEEGFEEL from the exons ATGG AGCCGCTTTTTGTTGATCCATATGCTGGTTGCTTGATTGATCCTACTGTACAGATGGATTTGAAGAAGTACCCTCACCATTATTGCCTTGCAACAAAATTCATTGATGACAAGTTACTGCATACAGTGAACAATATTGATGGACTCAAGCAG GTTGTTTTGTTTACAGATGGGATGGACACTCGACCATATAGGCTAAATTGGCCAACTTCTTCTATAATATTTGATATATCTCCAGAAAGGATATTTAAGAAATCAGATGAAAGGCTTAAAG GTGTTGGAGCTAAGATTCCAAGAAATTGCATGTTCCTTCATGTTCCATTGGAGTCCTCTAATATACAACAGAATCTGCAAGCAAAAGGCTTCAATGGTAATGAGCCAAGTATATGGGCCATTCAG GGACTGTCCATTATGACTTTGGCCAGTTTAGAAGAAATTTTGTTCATTGTTAGTAGTTTGGCTATGAATGGATGTCTATTATTGGGAGAACTGCCTGCATTATTGGCAGAAACCGAAATTGGGAGGAAG TCCAGCACAGAGAAATGGATAGACAAACTTTTCATGACCAATTGTTTTCGGGTGGACGTGATTAGCTATGATGAAGTTGCAAGTAGTTTGGGCAAGGAATTAGCAACAGGAGACTACAAGAATATACTTTTTGTTGCAGAACAGTTGCGATTTTCAGATGATCAG ATGGAAACCTGGAGGAGAGAATTCCAGAGGATAGAGGAAGAAGGGGATGAAGAAGGGTTTGAGGAACTCTAA